A stretch of the Cytobacillus luteolus genome encodes the following:
- a CDS encoding AAA family ATPase: MKLDRDSQYIRAIGLKRDQIPSFNQFPFKLPVIEHFEDIQLHPNVTYIIGENGMGKSTLLEAIAIALGFNPEGGSLNFRFSSYDSHSDLDQYLRVIKGVDRAQDSFFFRAETFYNVATNIEDMDKEPFGGGKVIYSFGGKSLHEQSHGESFFAAFTERFRGNGLYILDEPEAALSPLRQLSLLARINELINQGSQFIISTHSPIIMAYPDAKIIQLSQEGMSELQLEETDHYSIMKQFFDNRDRLLRHLFE; encoded by the coding sequence ATGAAATTAGATAGAGATTCTCAATATATTAGAGCAATCGGATTGAAAAGGGACCAAATACCTTCCTTTAATCAATTTCCTTTTAAACTCCCAGTGATCGAACATTTTGAAGATATTCAGCTTCATCCAAATGTGACCTACATCATTGGCGAAAATGGAATGGGGAAATCAACTTTGCTTGAGGCAATCGCCATTGCATTAGGGTTTAACCCAGAGGGAGGATCATTAAACTTTCGATTTTCAAGCTATGATTCACACTCAGACTTAGACCAATACCTCCGCGTCATAAAAGGAGTTGATAGAGCACAAGACAGTTTTTTCTTTAGAGCCGAAACATTTTACAATGTGGCCACAAATATTGAGGACATGGATAAAGAACCATTCGGTGGAGGGAAAGTGATTTATTCTTTCGGTGGAAAATCACTTCATGAACAATCTCATGGTGAATCCTTTTTTGCTGCCTTTACGGAACGATTCCGGGGAAATGGGCTGTACATCTTAGATGAGCCTGAAGCAGCACTATCGCCTTTAAGGCAGCTATCGTTATTAGCAAGGATTAATGAATTAATAAACCAAGGCTCACAGTTTATTATCTCAACTCACTCACCCATTATCATGGCCTATCCTGATGCAAAGATTATCCAACTATCACAAGAAGGAATGTCTGAATTACAATTGGAAGAAACCGATCATTACTCCATCATGAAGCAATTCTTTGACAACCGTGATAGACTGCTACGCCATCTATTCGAATAA
- a CDS encoding DUF4359 domain-containing protein — translation MKKSYIMIGVILALVIILVITNPKQEEYVNWATQQITEDKGILLRLGADHLAKPVIHSATETTNFVLFSVYKTAMPHKEENITTIGFLNQFITTK, via the coding sequence TTGAAGAAGAGTTATATTATGATAGGTGTAATACTCGCATTAGTCATTATTCTAGTTATTACGAATCCAAAACAAGAGGAATATGTGAATTGGGCAACACAACAAATTACAGAAGATAAAGGGATTCTCCTACGTTTAGGCGCAGATCACCTAGCCAAACCAGTCATTCATTCCGCAACAGAAACAACAAACTTTGTACTATTTTCTGTCTACAAAACAGCCATGCCTCATAAAGAAGAAAATATCACAACAATCGGTTTTCTAAACCAATTCATCACAACAAAATAA
- a CDS encoding ABC transporter permease, whose translation MINLVHNEMIKITRKKRLFIVLAIVAVLVSLFTYAQMKEVKSLQERLGTTDWRTQLQQEIINTQNRLSSSSISDEWRKFIKIRLSQQQYYLDHDINPTAPGAPSFMRMFIENSIDLFLPLMVMVIAADLVSSEGSGGTIKLLLTRPVKRWKILMSKYISMMLSVSFIVLGVGILSYLISGIILGYGGWTMPVLTGFSVVGEELITDNVHLIPQWQYLLMQFGLAWFVCMVVGTLTFMLSVLIRSTAAVMGIMLAALISGAILSNMVSSWVSAKYFFMVNLRLTDYVRGMAPPIEGMNLGFSMSVLLVWALVALIVSFATFTKRDVY comes from the coding sequence TTGATTAATTTAGTACATAACGAAATGATTAAAATAACAAGAAAAAAACGATTGTTTATTGTTCTTGCGATTGTAGCTGTACTTGTATCTCTTTTTACCTATGCACAAATGAAAGAAGTTAAATCCCTGCAAGAACGATTAGGTACGACGGATTGGCGAACACAGCTTCAACAGGAAATCATTAATACGCAAAACCGATTAAGTTCGAGCAGTATTTCAGATGAATGGCGAAAATTTATAAAGATACGTTTAAGTCAGCAGCAGTATTATTTGGATCATGATATCAATCCTACTGCACCTGGTGCACCTTCTTTTATGCGGATGTTTATTGAAAACTCAATAGACCTGTTTCTCCCATTAATGGTCATGGTCATTGCCGCAGACCTTGTTTCTTCAGAAGGGAGTGGGGGAACGATAAAACTACTGCTAACACGACCCGTAAAGAGATGGAAAATACTTATGAGCAAGTATATTAGTATGATGCTATCTGTGTCGTTTATAGTGCTTGGTGTTGGTATACTATCTTATCTTATCTCTGGGATTATCCTCGGTTACGGTGGCTGGACTATGCCTGTCTTAACAGGATTCTCCGTTGTGGGAGAAGAACTAATTACGGACAATGTGCATCTAATTCCACAATGGCAATACCTGCTAATGCAGTTTGGACTAGCCTGGTTTGTGTGTATGGTTGTAGGAACATTAACCTTTATGCTTTCAGTGTTAATTAGAAGTACAGCAGCTGTCATGGGGATCATGCTTGCTGCCCTAATATCAGGAGCAATATTATCAAATATGGTATCTTCATGGGTGTCGGCAAAATACTTCTTTATGGTCAATCTTCGTCTAACAGACTATGTCCGAGGAATGGCACCACCAATCGAAGGAATGAACTTAGGATTCTCGATGAGTGTTCTTTTGGTCTGGGCGTTAGTTGCGTTGATCGTATCATTTGCCACTTTTACAAAAAGAGACGTGTATTAA
- a CDS encoding mechanosensitive ion channel family protein, with protein MTSPQIKPTIALVMLAWSGSHHLTLKEELFIIKKNNRRESYMLFNITTSKLTKEFNETIQQIEWMDILMFILYVGVILIIRSFILFLTKKMKNSNRKVFIHMDSLIRNILNWLTTYGILLFMLFYFSESDWMFEEFVSIGRVQVTVFLTIIAILIISLANRTSKVITKYVLPSIYERYSLDRGIQFTFDRIFHYSIMVIAFVVSLTTVGIDLSALTVFAGIVGVGIGFGLQNIASNFISGIILLFERPIKVGDRVIVNDVIGDVEKINMRATIIKTLDNEHMIVPNSYFLEEQVVNRSHSDPKLRLVIPIGVAYGTDVEKVRDLLLQVASEEQASSEMVLLDPEPFVNFVGFGSSSLDFELFVWIANPNHVIHTKSNINFRINKILADHQIEIPFPQRDLHIRSIDSKIIEK; from the coding sequence ATGACCTCTCCTCAAATAAAGCCAACAATTGCCCTAGTTATGCTAGCATGGTCTGGATCACATCATTTAACCCTAAAGGAAGAATTGTTTATAATTAAGAAAAACAACAGAAGGGAGAGTTACATGCTTTTTAATATAACTACTAGTAAATTAACGAAAGAATTTAATGAGACCATTCAGCAAATTGAGTGGATGGACATCCTTATGTTCATTTTATATGTTGGGGTTATTTTAATTATTCGTTCGTTCATTTTGTTTCTCACAAAAAAGATGAAGAATAGTAATCGAAAAGTCTTCATTCATATGGACTCACTCATACGAAATATACTAAATTGGCTTACTACCTATGGGATCTTACTTTTTATGCTGTTTTATTTTTCAGAATCGGACTGGATGTTTGAAGAGTTTGTTTCAATTGGAAGAGTACAGGTTACTGTCTTTTTAACGATTATTGCCATTTTGATTATTTCGCTTGCAAATCGTACTTCAAAGGTAATTACGAAGTACGTGTTACCTAGTATCTATGAGCGTTATTCATTAGACCGTGGTATTCAATTTACATTTGACCGAATTTTTCACTACAGTATCATGGTTATCGCATTTGTCGTCAGTTTAACGACTGTAGGAATTGATTTAAGTGCTTTAACGGTTTTTGCCGGAATAGTAGGAGTAGGGATTGGATTTGGGCTGCAAAATATTGCTTCAAACTTTATCTCGGGGATTATTTTGTTATTTGAACGGCCCATCAAAGTAGGAGATCGTGTCATTGTAAATGACGTGATTGGAGATGTAGAAAAGATTAACATGAGAGCGACGATCATAAAAACGCTTGATAATGAACATATGATTGTCCCAAACTCATACTTTCTAGAAGAACAAGTTGTCAACCGATCACATAGCGATCCTAAATTACGTCTGGTTATTCCTATTGGAGTTGCTTATGGAACTGATGTAGAAAAGGTCAGGGATCTTCTATTACAAGTTGCGAGTGAAGAACAAGCTAGTTCAGAGATGGTGCTACTAGACCCAGAACCGTTTGTCAATTTCGTAGGATTTGGAAGTTCCTCATTGGATTTTGAACTGTTTGTTTGGATTGCGAATCCAAATCACGTGATTCATACCAAAAGTAATATCAATTTTCGAATCAACAAAATATTAGCAGACCATCAAATTGAAATACCATTTCCACAACGCGACTTACACATTCGAAGCATTGACTCCAAAATAATAGAAAAATAG
- a CDS encoding GDSL-type esterase/lipase family protein, producing MKTNTVKVITFISVVASIVLIIGLFWTIKDQLFYSAETSDKPIEESPLETIDKQDTLNIVAVGDSLTRGTGDSSGKGYIGYLVDQLREKSDQEVQLTNLAIRGYTSEQLVGLIEQSEIQRQIRQADILIMTIGGNDLFQRGEALIDFNKEQNNVTKSAYLKNLESTFTSIRNLNSEAIVFHVGLYNPFQNLENADVTSEVVREWNYDSAEVAAKFYKIIQVPTYDLFQLNVEAYLFNDKFHPNEKGYKLIAERVASLTVFSEEGETENE from the coding sequence ATGAAAACAAATACGGTGAAAGTTATAACCTTCATATCAGTGGTCGCAAGTATTGTACTAATTATTGGTTTATTTTGGACAATCAAAGACCAGCTCTTTTATTCAGCAGAAACATCAGATAAGCCAATTGAAGAATCTCCGCTAGAAACAATTGATAAGCAAGACACATTAAACATCGTTGCCGTTGGTGATTCCTTAACACGTGGAACAGGTGATTCTTCGGGTAAAGGCTATATCGGGTATTTGGTTGATCAGCTAAGGGAGAAGTCAGATCAAGAAGTTCAACTAACAAACTTAGCGATTCGAGGATACACATCTGAGCAACTAGTAGGGTTAATTGAGCAGTCTGAAATTCAAAGGCAGATCAGGCAGGCAGATATTCTGATCATGACCATCGGTGGAAATGATTTATTTCAACGAGGAGAGGCACTTATAGACTTTAATAAGGAACAAAACAACGTAACTAAATCAGCTTATTTAAAAAATCTTGAGTCCACTTTTACATCAATCAGGAACTTGAATTCAGAGGCTATTGTATTTCATGTTGGGTTATATAACCCTTTTCAAAATCTAGAAAATGCAGACGTAACATCTGAAGTTGTTCGAGAGTGGAATTACGATTCTGCAGAGGTGGCTGCAAAATTTTATAAAATAATACAAGTTCCGACCTATGATTTGTTTCAATTAAACGTAGAAGCCTATCTATTTAATGATAAATTTCATCCAAATGAAAAGGGATATAAATTAATTGCTGAACGTGTGGCCTCACTTACCGTTTTCAGTGAGGAAGGAGAAACAGAAAATGAGTAG
- the glpK gene encoding glycerol kinase GlpK produces MGNYILALDQGTTSSRAILFNKNGEIVETAQHEFEQFFPKPGWVEHEPNEIWTSILACIANVLRKSDIGPEEIAGIGITNQRETTVVWDKNSGKPIYKAIVWQSRQSEVICRELREQGYNDLFNEKTGLLLDPYFSGTKVKWILDNVEGAREKAENGDLLFGTIDTWLVYKLSGGKAHVTDFSNASRTLMFNIYDLKWDDELLEILTVPKSMLPEVRQSSEVYAHTVDYHFFGHNVPIAGIAGDQQAALFGQACFEKGMAKNTYGTGCFMLMNTGEEGVKSNHGLLTTLAWGVDGKVEYALEGSIFVAGSAIQWLRDGMRMIDDVAKSESYAAKVDSTEGVYVVPAFVGLGTPYWDSDARGAVFGLTRGTTKEHFIRATLESLAYQTRDVLDAMTADSKIKLKSLRVDGGAVKNDFLMQFQSDILGVPVDRPVVNETTALGVAYLAGLAIGFWANKEEIAKQWKKEHTFTKELAEERREELYRGWKKAVTATREYR; encoded by the coding sequence ATGGGAAACTACATTTTAGCACTTGATCAAGGAACAACAAGCTCACGTGCTATTCTGTTCAATAAAAATGGAGAGATTGTTGAAACAGCACAACATGAGTTTGAGCAATTCTTTCCAAAGCCAGGCTGGGTAGAGCATGAACCTAATGAAATTTGGACTTCAATTCTTGCTTGTATAGCCAATGTATTAAGAAAGTCAGATATTGGTCCAGAAGAAATAGCGGGAATTGGTATTACAAACCAACGTGAAACAACGGTCGTATGGGATAAAAACAGTGGAAAACCGATTTATAAAGCCATTGTCTGGCAGTCTCGTCAATCAGAAGTGATTTGCCGTGAGTTAAGGGAGCAAGGCTACAATGATCTTTTTAACGAAAAAACAGGATTGCTTCTTGATCCCTATTTCTCTGGTACAAAGGTTAAATGGATTCTTGATAATGTAGAAGGTGCTAGAGAGAAAGCGGAAAATGGTGACTTACTTTTCGGTACAATTGATACGTGGTTAGTTTACAAGCTATCTGGCGGTAAAGCCCATGTTACAGATTTTTCAAATGCTTCTCGAACCTTAATGTTCAATATCTATGATTTGAAATGGGACGATGAGCTACTAGAGATTTTAACGGTACCAAAGAGCATGCTTCCAGAAGTACGTCAATCCTCCGAAGTTTACGCACATACAGTGGACTATCATTTCTTTGGTCATAATGTACCTATTGCAGGTATTGCAGGTGATCAACAAGCTGCACTATTTGGCCAAGCTTGTTTTGAAAAAGGTATGGCTAAAAATACGTACGGAACTGGTTGCTTTATGTTAATGAATACTGGTGAAGAGGGCGTTAAATCTAACCATGGCCTCCTAACCACGCTTGCCTGGGGTGTTGATGGAAAAGTCGAATACGCGTTAGAAGGAAGTATTTTTGTAGCTGGTTCTGCTATTCAATGGTTACGTGATGGTATGCGTATGATCGATGACGTAGCAAAAAGTGAAAGCTATGCAGCGAAAGTGGATTCGACAGAGGGCGTGTATGTAGTTCCAGCATTTGTTGGTCTTGGAACACCGTATTGGGACAGTGATGCCAGGGGTGCTGTATTTGGGCTAACTCGAGGGACTACTAAAGAGCACTTTATCCGTGCAACACTTGAATCTCTAGCTTATCAAACAAGAGATGTATTAGACGCAATGACTGCAGATTCTAAAATTAAATTAAAGTCACTTCGTGTTGATGGTGGAGCGGTAAAAAATGATTTTCTAATGCAATTTCAAAGTGATATTTTAGGAGTTCCTGTTGATCGACCTGTTGTTAATGAAACGACAGCATTAGGTGTGGCTTATCTTGCTGGGTTAGCGATTGGCTTTTGGGCCAATAAAGAAGAAATTGCGAAACAATGGAAAAAAGAACATACATTCACAAAAGAACTAGCCGAAGAAAGACGTGAAGAGCTATACCGTGGCTGGAAGAAAGCCGTCACTGCCACACGTGAATATAGATAA
- a CDS encoding glycerol-3-phosphate dehydrogenase/oxidase yields the protein MQFTNLIRSDIKENIQKDTLDILVIGGGITGAGIALDAITRGLKVAVVEMQDFAAGTSSRSTKLVHGGLRYLKQFEFGVVAEVGKERAIVYENGPHVTTPEWMMLPFYKGGTFGPLTTNIGLKVYDFLAGVKKSERRKMFKPEVAVKREPLLKREGMKGAGYYVEYKTDDARLTLEVLKKAVEKGAYALNYMKVIELVYENGNVVGVKAEDVTDGSVQEIRAKKIVNAAGPWVDSLREIDNSKKGKTLRLTKGIHLVFDEKRFPLKQAIYFDTPDNRMVFAIPRDGKTYVGTTDTVYKGDIANPKMTIEDRDYVLNAIDFMFPEVQISAEDVESSWAGLRPLIHEEGKAPSEISRKDELFVSDSGFISIAGGKLTGYRKMAEAIVNLVAKQLHEEEGKSFPRSQTKYLPISGGDVGGSEGFKIFVINKRKAAKEMGLSDQTANKLIYRYGSNVDIIFNLYKNDKDKAKAANLDPVVYASLRYAIDHECAYKPIDFFNRRTGAIFFEIDWVREHKDSVTQFMKKEFNWTDEQEDEYKNELDQLIYEATHPIEQEEN from the coding sequence ATGCAATTTACTAACTTAATAAGATCGGACATTAAAGAAAACATTCAAAAAGATACCTTGGACATCCTTGTTATAGGGGGAGGCATTACAGGTGCAGGTATTGCTTTAGATGCCATTACAAGAGGATTGAAAGTGGCTGTGGTTGAAATGCAGGATTTTGCTGCCGGTACATCTAGTAGATCTACGAAGCTTGTACATGGCGGTTTACGTTATTTAAAACAATTTGAATTTGGAGTTGTAGCTGAAGTCGGTAAAGAACGTGCAATTGTCTATGAAAATGGACCACATGTTACGACACCTGAGTGGATGATGCTACCCTTTTACAAAGGTGGAACTTTTGGTCCTCTCACAACCAATATTGGGTTAAAGGTATATGACTTCCTAGCTGGAGTAAAAAAGAGCGAAAGAAGAAAAATGTTTAAACCTGAAGTAGCGGTTAAACGTGAACCCTTATTAAAACGTGAGGGAATGAAAGGTGCAGGTTATTATGTAGAATATAAAACTGATGATGCTCGCTTAACCCTTGAGGTATTGAAAAAAGCTGTAGAGAAAGGTGCATATGCACTCAACTATATGAAAGTGATTGAATTAGTGTATGAGAACGGCAACGTGGTAGGAGTAAAAGCAGAAGATGTAACGGATGGCTCCGTACAGGAAATAAGAGCCAAGAAAATTGTGAATGCTGCTGGTCCATGGGTTGATTCACTTAGGGAAATTGACAATTCTAAAAAAGGTAAAACTTTAAGATTAACGAAAGGGATTCATCTAGTATTTGATGAGAAGAGATTTCCATTAAAACAGGCTATTTATTTTGATACGCCTGATAACCGTATGGTGTTCGCCATTCCTAGGGATGGTAAAACGTACGTAGGTACGACGGATACGGTTTATAAAGGTGATATTGCAAATCCTAAAATGACCATAGAGGATCGTGACTACGTTTTAAACGCAATCGACTTTATGTTCCCAGAGGTTCAGATAAGTGCTGAGGATGTAGAGTCTAGCTGGGCAGGATTAAGACCTTTGATTCATGAAGAAGGGAAGGCACCATCTGAAATTTCCCGTAAAGATGAACTATTTGTTTCTGATTCAGGATTTATTTCCATTGCTGGTGGTAAATTAACAGGATATCGAAAAATGGCTGAAGCAATTGTTAATTTAGTAGCTAAGCAACTTCATGAAGAAGAAGGTAAAAGTTTTCCAAGGTCACAAACGAAATATTTGCCTATTTCTGGTGGGGATGTAGGTGGTTCAGAAGGGTTTAAAATCTTTGTGATTAATAAAAGAAAAGCTGCAAAGGAAATGGGCTTATCGGATCAAACGGCTAATAAACTTATCTATCGTTATGGGTCTAATGTAGATATTATCTTTAACCTCTATAAGAATGATAAAGATAAGGCAAAAGCGGCTAACCTTGACCCTGTCGTTTACGCTAGCTTAAGATACGCGATTGATCATGAGTGTGCTTATAAACCAATTGACTTTTTCAATAGACGTACAGGAGCTATCTTCTTTGAGATTGATTGGGTTCGTGAGCATAAAGATTCTGTTACCCAGTTTATGAAGAAGGAATTTAACTGGACAGATGAGCAGGAAGATGAGTATAAAAATGAACTTGACCAGCTTATTTATGAAGCAACTCATCCAATTGAACAAGAAGAAAATTAG
- a CDS encoding TIGR02206 family membrane protein, translating into MFSVTEMRTFELFSVPHIVFLLFFVGICFVLVYCRGQLKPHQSIIKWTIFTILVISEISQQLWLVMTNQWEIGNLPLHLCSISTFMAIFLFLKPSKKVFYFLFFTGMLPPILSMVTPELVHQFPHFRFLKYFLHHAAITWAVFYFIVYEGYRLPKKAIWTGLILLNSIAIPIFIINHLLETNFFYLANPTESQTILSFFGTGIMYYINLEIAALIVFFITYLPMGIVMKRERG; encoded by the coding sequence ATGTTCTCGGTAACAGAAATGCGTACATTTGAGTTGTTTTCTGTTCCGCATATCGTCTTTCTACTATTCTTTGTTGGTATCTGTTTTGTCTTGGTCTATTGCAGAGGTCAACTAAAGCCTCACCAGTCCATTATCAAGTGGACGATATTTACCATATTGGTCATTAGTGAAATATCACAACAACTTTGGCTAGTCATGACAAACCAATGGGAGATAGGCAATCTGCCTTTACACCTATGTTCGATAAGCACATTTATGGCCATATTCTTATTCTTGAAGCCTAGTAAAAAAGTATTCTATTTCCTGTTCTTTACTGGGATGCTTCCACCCATCTTAAGTATGGTTACACCTGAATTGGTTCATCAATTTCCTCATTTTCGTTTCCTAAAATACTTCTTGCATCACGCTGCAATTACTTGGGCTGTTTTCTATTTCATCGTTTATGAGGGATATCGTCTCCCGAAAAAAGCCATATGGACCGGCCTCATCCTGCTCAATAGTATCGCCATCCCAATTTTCATTATTAATCATCTTCTCGAAACCAACTTCTTTTATTTAGCAAACCCTACCGAATCCCAAACAATCCTGTCCTTTTTCGGAACAGGTATTATGTATTATATTAATCTCGAAATTGCAGCACTCATTGTATTTTTCATTACGTACCTACCAATGGGGATAGTAATGAAGCGAGAGCGGGGATAA
- a CDS encoding aminoglycoside phosphotransferase family protein — translation MLNHVSQQFGLQVLSVNEVDDSHSSTVYKCTLVNGETVYLKIPFTKLKFKRELEAYEILKGSVSIPTLLDFWSGDEECPGAFLLSELKGTPLTSKDTPAVAYQVGVLQAKMHSIRPAAGQVLTGIKNEFPNWSTFVEQQFYSFAEDVRDILDEQLYNKAIEKYEEMKQQLPSPDGPSFVHMDFRPANIIVNNNKVSGMIDFESVRFGSTEIDFTKLYRDFLSFDVSLYNAYQEGYKSIRPLIDLEKVLPFYRFTDAFNSIGWCKRRGIEKNALFLEENLTRLKEWLL, via the coding sequence ATGTTAAATCATGTTAGTCAACAATTTGGGTTGCAGGTACTTTCCGTAAATGAGGTTGATGACTCCCATAGTTCAACCGTTTATAAATGCACTTTGGTTAATGGTGAAACTGTTTATTTGAAAATTCCTTTTACAAAATTGAAGTTTAAACGAGAGTTAGAAGCCTATGAAATTTTAAAAGGAAGTGTTTCTATTCCTACGTTGTTGGACTTTTGGTCTGGTGATGAGGAGTGTCCTGGTGCTTTTTTATTATCTGAATTAAAAGGAACACCGTTAACATCTAAGGATACCCCAGCAGTAGCGTACCAAGTTGGAGTTCTTCAAGCTAAAATGCATTCAATTCGTCCTGCTGCAGGACAAGTGTTAACAGGTATTAAAAATGAATTTCCGAACTGGTCTACTTTTGTTGAACAACAATTTTATAGTTTTGCTGAAGATGTAAGGGACATTTTGGATGAACAATTATACAATAAAGCCATTGAAAAATATGAAGAGATGAAACAACAGCTCCCGTCTCCAGATGGACCGAGTTTTGTACATATGGATTTTCGTCCAGCAAATATAATTGTTAATAATAATAAAGTTTCAGGAATGATAGATTTTGAGAGCGTAAGATTTGGTTCAACAGAAATCGATTTTACTAAACTATATCGCGATTTTTTAAGTTTTGATGTTAGCTTGTATAATGCATATCAAGAAGGCTATAAAAGTATCAGGCCATTAATTGACCTAGAAAAGGTATTACCTTTTTACAGATTTACCGATGCCTTCAATAGTATTGGATGGTGTAAACGACGAGGAATTGAAAAAAATGCGCTATTTCTAGAAGAAAATTTGACGAGATTGAAGGAATGGTTGCTTTAA
- a CDS encoding ABC transporter ATP-binding protein, producing MSSDGRVKTLVVDDLRKKIGKKEIIKGLSFDLNEGEVFGFLGPNGSGKTTTIRMLVGLIKPTSGTISICGYNLQRQFQSAISNIGCIVENPELYPYLSGYENLQHFVRMVPEIPKERIAEVVELVGLQNRIHDRVSTYSLGMRQRLGIAQALLGKPKVLILDEPTNGLDPVGIREMREFIDFLAKKEGLSILVSSHLLSEIQLMCDRVAIISKGEIIRIDSVHSLLSNKERLLWKVSPIDQAKALLSEETTVVSEEDGLLVTFYDEEKVSGWNQKLVQAGVKVSEIQTKFPTLEDLFIELTGGETID from the coding sequence ATGAGTAGTGATGGTAGAGTGAAAACACTTGTCGTTGATGATCTTCGAAAAAAGATAGGCAAAAAGGAAATTATTAAGGGACTATCATTCGATCTAAATGAAGGTGAAGTGTTTGGTTTTTTAGGCCCGAACGGCTCTGGAAAAACAACAACAATTCGAATGCTTGTAGGTTTAATTAAACCAACTTCAGGAACGATATCAATCTGTGGGTATAATTTGCAACGTCAGTTTCAGAGTGCAATTAGCAATATAGGTTGTATAGTTGAAAATCCAGAGTTGTATCCTTACTTAAGTGGGTATGAAAATTTACAGCACTTTGTTCGCATGGTACCTGAAATTCCAAAAGAGCGTATTGCTGAAGTAGTCGAACTGGTAGGTCTACAAAATCGAATTCATGATCGGGTTAGTACGTATTCATTAGGTATGAGGCAACGACTTGGAATTGCTCAAGCCTTATTAGGAAAACCCAAAGTTCTTATTTTAGATGAACCAACAAATGGACTTGATCCTGTGGGTATAAGGGAAATGCGAGAGTTTATTGACTTTTTAGCTAAAAAGGAAGGTCTTAGCATCCTGGTATCCTCTCATCTTCTTAGTGAGATTCAATTAATGTGTGATAGGGTCGCGATCATATCAAAAGGTGAAATAATAAGAATAGATTCCGTTCACAGTCTACTTTCCAATAAAGAGAGACTACTATGGAAAGTGAGTCCAATTGATCAGGCTAAGGCACTGTTATCAGAAGAAACGACAGTTGTTAGTGAGGAAGACGGGTTATTAGTCACTTTTTATGATGAAGAAAAGGTGTCAGGATGGAACCAAAAATTAGTTCAAGCGGGTGTAAAGGTAAGTGAAATTCAAACAAAGTTTCCGACTCTTGAAGATTTATTTATCGAGCTAACAGGAGGGGAAACCATTGATTAA
- a CDS encoding HAD family hydrolase — MAIVTVDFDGTLYQGNSFKVMFQVGKKQFTMKQWSILFSGLVKAGAVGLANGKNAFRHQFFKAFAKTFQGKTTSELDVFFQELVDVGKAEVHQSLVLQIQKHQQNGDTVILLSGALQPFLRAFAKELQLDVHIISTELLFDQRNLCTGEIGQIINGDEKVNKLQEWLEARSMMDQPSQEIWAYADSESDIPLLNFVTNPVVVNPKDDMKKIAQQNKWTIFAS, encoded by the coding sequence ATGGCAATTGTGACAGTAGACTTTGACGGGACCCTATATCAAGGAAACTCATTCAAAGTGATGTTTCAAGTGGGGAAAAAGCAATTTACAATGAAACAATGGAGTATCCTCTTTTCAGGATTGGTAAAAGCGGGTGCTGTGGGGCTAGCCAATGGAAAAAATGCGTTTCGTCATCAGTTTTTCAAAGCATTTGCAAAGACATTTCAGGGGAAAACAACGAGTGAATTAGACGTCTTCTTTCAAGAACTTGTCGATGTTGGCAAAGCGGAGGTTCACCAGTCTCTCGTACTCCAAATTCAGAAACATCAACAAAATGGAGATACGGTCATCTTATTATCTGGTGCACTCCAACCATTCTTAAGAGCATTTGCCAAAGAGCTTCAACTAGATGTACATATTATTAGTACCGAATTATTATTCGACCAAAGAAACCTCTGTACTGGAGAAATTGGTCAAATTATTAATGGCGATGAAAAAGTAAACAAATTACAAGAATGGTTAGAAGCAAGATCAATGATGGATCAACCATCGCAAGAAATCTGGGCATATGCTGATAGCGAAAGTGATATTCCACTATTAAACTTTGTCACCAACCCAGTTGTCGTCAATCCAAAAGACGACATGAAAAAAATCGCCCAACAAAACAAATGGACCATCTTCGCATCTTAA